The Salinibacterium sp. M195 genome includes a window with the following:
- a CDS encoding SAVED domain-containing protein translates to MTTPTISLDLAAGRRIVLASIAGLPREVGGILIGYREGERIVVKAAVEVDSRNSGTHHYIQNHEDAVEALRKYRSTLHPEDISGYVGEWHSHPQPSEPSPKDLATMRATFKASAGNPIALIVCAPDADDHRFHGVVFKKGRFGRVSVIPAEPRTPSADVFPAAAQPLPDGAVNANGPLFVSYRQSDGTDRSTEMAWLLRAAGFKVWHDRTDLRSGNTVDRLERALTAGLSGAMLLVTKQIEKSWVVKNVELPRLLQLDELAGFTLAIANEIEDPSNADRPDFSAPDRLLGQTPNTLGDKKQSNSRTIEGRLEIVHDHLADHISRRSHHVAGGTFVIDVQTRPASTAQPSREADLHIRLRPPVDGRLPHSDGLKDLALTLPLISDAVHHSRAKTIRIQGGMHLTVALALGMALPDTKFGHAEIEDVRESVWTNDVHAMPNDREMNEKVISQLVELTDGAANKVYVSVELQRPTSEGAFLRAVAAAGALSGAVQLSLSGSGFVEAAEGARIAEIIAEKIKQFSATHDNAEVHLFFHGPMTLAFLVGRLLNTLNVVAYEWDQPGFGAPARYVSSMSLNAGGAGGPIMAVHL, encoded by the coding sequence GTGACGACTCCAACCATATCGCTCGACTTGGCAGCTGGCCGGAGGATTGTATTGGCAAGTATCGCTGGCCTCCCACGCGAAGTAGGTGGAATCCTCATCGGATACCGGGAGGGGGAGCGAATCGTGGTCAAAGCAGCAGTCGAAGTTGACAGCAGGAACTCTGGGACCCACCACTATATACAAAATCACGAAGATGCCGTCGAAGCGCTTCGCAAGTACCGGTCTACGCTGCATCCGGAAGACATCTCAGGATACGTAGGGGAGTGGCACAGCCATCCGCAGCCGAGCGAACCGAGCCCAAAAGATCTCGCCACGATGCGGGCGACCTTCAAGGCGAGCGCTGGCAACCCCATTGCTCTGATCGTGTGCGCCCCAGATGCTGACGACCATCGTTTTCACGGTGTAGTTTTCAAAAAAGGAAGATTCGGACGTGTTTCTGTTATTCCGGCTGAACCCCGAACACCCTCGGCGGACGTTTTCCCCGCAGCTGCCCAGCCTTTGCCGGACGGCGCGGTCAACGCCAATGGCCCCCTATTTGTGTCCTACAGACAGTCCGATGGGACGGACAGGTCGACGGAGATGGCGTGGCTCCTTCGGGCGGCGGGTTTCAAAGTTTGGCACGATCGGACAGATCTGCGCTCAGGTAACACCGTTGACCGCCTAGAACGAGCACTCACAGCTGGGCTGTCCGGCGCCATGCTTCTTGTAACAAAGCAGATCGAGAAGAGTTGGGTCGTCAAAAATGTAGAACTACCTAGGCTCCTTCAGCTGGATGAATTGGCCGGTTTTACCTTGGCGATTGCCAATGAGATAGAAGACCCGTCCAATGCCGACCGACCAGACTTCTCAGCTCCCGACCGATTGCTCGGGCAGACCCCGAACACACTGGGTGACAAAAAACAGAGTAATAGCCGGACAATTGAAGGTCGCCTTGAAATTGTTCACGATCACCTTGCTGACCACATCAGTCGCCGATCTCACCATGTCGCTGGAGGGACGTTTGTCATCGACGTACAAACCAGACCAGCATCGACGGCTCAGCCTTCACGCGAAGCAGACCTTCACATTCGGTTGAGACCGCCAGTTGACGGGCGCTTACCGCACAGCGATGGCCTGAAGGACCTCGCGCTCACGCTCCCGCTGATAAGCGATGCTGTGCATCACAGCCGAGCCAAAACCATTCGTATTCAAGGCGGGATGCATTTAACGGTTGCTCTGGCGCTTGGGATGGCGCTGCCAGACACAAAGTTCGGACATGCCGAGATCGAAGATGTCCGGGAATCCGTATGGACAAACGACGTGCACGCCATGCCAAATGATCGGGAAATGAACGAGAAGGTCATTTCCCAACTTGTCGAGCTCACTGACGGAGCCGCAAACAAAGTTTACGTTTCAGTCGAGCTTCAACGCCCTACTAGCGAGGGCGCTTTCTTGCGTGCGGTGGCTGCGGCCGGCGCGCTATCTGGCGCCGTACAACTCTCGCTGTCCGGGAGTGGTTTTGTCGAAGCGGCTGAAGGCGCTCGGATTGCTGAGATCATTGCTGAGAAGATAAAGCAGTTTTCAGCGACCCATGACAATGCGGAAGTTCACCTATTCTTCCACGGACCGATGACTTTGGCGTTTCTTGTAGGGCGACTGCTAAACACGCTGAACGTTGTCGCCTATGAGTGGGATCAACCCGGGTTCGGTGCTCCTGCACGATACGTCTCTTCAATGTCATTAAACGCGGGCGGTGCTGGCGGGCCAATAATGGCAGTGCATCTATGA
- a CDS encoding ThiF family adenylyltransferase, with protein MTESAYLSFDEGLMRKGFFLEGTVWVGSIQHGDATTQLEISVSDRFPFRPPTVRPIDPEALPWSWHRERDGRLCLVAQDDHDGMWWKDGEAFVDHIRNWLLKSDDHWVGDRTDLDLERYFAPAQDKRLYLYADPAEIRSEYVRFVPGSNDTVMMKGSGRGSKKGSTAKTLYGLTVNVGEILVPPRNWDDLAKLIPDSKHVRGLIVAKEIAVLVVSYRRGNHSAVLFLEVWEAKGGSIVARGLQSASTSTSARTRRAGATFSELQNRSVAIIGVGAIGSFAADALARAGIGHLTLIDEDILKPGNTIRHLAGPRYVGLPKVEAVKQVIVAAGTMTADRIETVRQSIRTGVEVMDLLNEVDLIVNATADFSITALLKAIAKSSSATVLSSAIQNRGRTIRIDVLPPLEQGPVLPSSHVEDDGDVLEDEFFEAGCGSPVSPTAPYTAIEAAAATARHAVGILLGAPINPSGEVRQAGNGVNL; from the coding sequence ATGACCGAATCTGCATATCTATCCTTCGACGAAGGTCTGATGCGGAAGGGGTTCTTCCTTGAGGGCACCGTATGGGTCGGCAGCATCCAGCACGGTGATGCCACAACACAGCTAGAGATCAGCGTGTCGGATCGCTTCCCGTTCCGGCCGCCGACCGTTAGGCCGATAGATCCCGAAGCCCTGCCATGGTCTTGGCATAGGGAGCGCGATGGCCGGCTCTGCTTGGTTGCACAAGACGACCACGACGGAATGTGGTGGAAGGATGGCGAAGCTTTCGTTGACCACATTCGCAATTGGCTGTTGAAATCGGATGACCATTGGGTGGGCGATCGAACCGACTTGGATCTAGAGCGCTACTTCGCTCCGGCCCAGGATAAACGCCTCTATCTGTATGCAGATCCAGCCGAGATTCGGAGCGAGTACGTCCGTTTCGTACCGGGGTCGAATGACACAGTCATGATGAAAGGCTCCGGTCGTGGGTCGAAGAAAGGGTCAACAGCGAAGACCCTTTACGGCCTAACGGTCAACGTTGGCGAGATTCTTGTGCCACCGCGCAACTGGGACGACCTTGCAAAGTTGATCCCAGACTCGAAGCACGTGCGAGGACTAATTGTCGCCAAAGAAATTGCGGTGCTCGTCGTCAGCTACCGACGAGGCAATCATTCCGCAGTTTTGTTCTTGGAAGTGTGGGAAGCAAAAGGGGGCAGCATCGTGGCGCGAGGACTGCAGAGCGCGAGCACGAGTACCTCAGCTCGGACCCGGCGCGCGGGGGCGACATTCTCGGAGCTGCAGAACAGGTCTGTCGCGATCATCGGCGTCGGTGCCATCGGGTCCTTCGCTGCCGATGCGCTCGCACGAGCTGGTATCGGGCATCTGACGTTGATTGACGAGGACATCCTAAAACCGGGCAACACGATTCGGCACCTCGCTGGACCACGGTACGTCGGTCTCCCGAAAGTCGAAGCGGTAAAGCAAGTCATCGTCGCCGCTGGGACGATGACCGCGGATCGTATTGAGACCGTCCGACAGAGTATTCGTACAGGCGTAGAGGTGATGGACCTGCTGAACGAGGTTGACCTGATCGTCAATGCGACTGCTGATTTTTCGATCACCGCACTGTTGAAAGCTATAGCGAAATCGTCCAGCGCAACCGTGCTTTCCAGCGCGATTCAGAACCGAGGCCGCACCATCCGTATTGATGTTCTCCCACCGCTGGAACAGGGGCCAGTCCTACCCTCATCGCATGTAGAAGATGACGGTGATGTCCTTGAGGATGAATTCTTTGAAGCTGGTTGCGGGAGCCCAGTATCCCCTACAGCCCCTTACACGGCCATAGAAGCCGCCGCCGCGACAGCGCGGCACGCCGTGGGGATACTCCTCGGCGCCCCGATTAACCCATCCGGTGAAGTTCGCCAAGCAGGAAATGGGGTAAACCTGTGA
- a CDS encoding nucleotidyltransferase, whose product MARLNPQFANALTLIEPGDDKINAPEAHKLVRAALAADSRLTSYGIDSILIGSYKRRVSIRRVKDVDVFCRLDSLPSGVSSTQILDIFFEVLNAEFGKDEDGHRRVTRQSRSLKIAFPNFDLDVDAVPARRSASGEVWEIPQKGSDDEWVETNPEVMSQVTIAMNDEHNDFYVPTVKLLRQTRRSLLNKAKPGGFFIEAATYQAFASGAVGGKTQADYFVSALVVVSELITDFVQNGIAIVDATRAGKTIGIRADDEELTHLDREFAAAAVKGVNALKEEHEGKAALLYRELLGKNGDGDIVFSMPPGFRDDGTRSESTVTAGDPDVPAGSKTFG is encoded by the coding sequence TTGGCCCGCCTAAACCCCCAATTTGCTAACGCCCTCACTTTGATCGAGCCGGGCGACGACAAAATCAATGCTCCGGAAGCCCACAAGCTTGTGAGGGCTGCTCTCGCCGCCGACTCGAGACTCACTAGCTATGGCATCGACTCGATTCTCATCGGGTCTTACAAACGCAGAGTCTCCATCCGGCGGGTGAAAGACGTTGACGTATTCTGTCGTCTCGATTCGCTACCTTCGGGCGTAAGTTCGACACAGATACTGGACATATTCTTTGAAGTTTTAAACGCTGAGTTCGGTAAAGACGAAGATGGCCACCGCAGGGTGACTCGCCAAAGCCGTAGTTTGAAAATAGCTTTCCCTAACTTCGATCTCGACGTTGATGCAGTTCCTGCTCGCCGAAGCGCGAGCGGAGAGGTGTGGGAAATTCCCCAAAAAGGATCCGATGACGAATGGGTGGAAACCAACCCAGAAGTTATGTCCCAGGTGACCATCGCAATGAACGACGAGCACAATGACTTTTACGTGCCGACTGTCAAGCTGCTCCGCCAGACGCGCAGGAGTCTGCTCAATAAAGCAAAGCCTGGAGGGTTCTTTATTGAGGCAGCCACCTACCAAGCCTTCGCCTCGGGTGCAGTCGGAGGTAAGACTCAGGCTGACTACTTTGTATCTGCCCTCGTCGTCGTCAGCGAGCTAATTACAGATTTCGTACAAAATGGGATCGCGATCGTTGACGCGACTCGTGCCGGTAAAACCATCGGAATCCGCGCTGACGATGAGGAGTTGACCCACCTCGATCGTGAATTCGCTGCCGCAGCTGTGAAGGGGGTCAATGCTCTGAAAGAGGAACACGAGGGAAAAGCAGCCCTTCTGTACCGAGAGCTTCTCGGTAAGAACGGAGACGGCGACATAGTTTTTTCTATGCCCCCCGGGTTCAGAGATGACGGAACTCGGAGCGAGTCAACGGTAACTGCCGGTGACCCCGACGTCCCGGCTGGTTCAAAGACGTTCGGTTGA
- a CDS encoding ribonucleotide-diphosphate reductase subunit beta — MGILGTGLQDGLLLKPIKYQWAMDLYDQAVANTWFPNEIQLGEDIADFKKMTDEERHAVTFLMSYFNPNELLVNKALAFGVYPYVSAAECSLYLAKQMWEEANHCMSFEYVLETFPIDREAAYNSHVDVPSMARKEEFEMKYIRRMTEQTLDINTIEGKQDFIRNLVAYNVVLEGIWFYSGFMVALSFRQRNLLRNFGSLMDWVVRDESLHLKFGINLILTVMEENPEILTEEFADEIRQMILDAVEMEEAYNHDLLPGGILGLNANYINQYVKYLADRRLEELGFDAHYKVSNPAKWMATANDTLELVNFFESTNTSYEANASATTKGKVE; from the coding sequence ATGGGAATCCTAGGAACGGGCCTGCAAGACGGCCTGCTGCTGAAGCCGATCAAGTACCAGTGGGCGATGGACCTGTATGACCAGGCCGTTGCCAACACCTGGTTCCCTAACGAGATCCAGCTGGGCGAAGACATCGCCGACTTCAAGAAGATGACGGATGAAGAACGTCACGCAGTGACCTTCCTCATGAGCTACTTCAACCCGAACGAGCTCCTCGTGAACAAGGCGCTCGCTTTCGGTGTGTACCCGTATGTTTCGGCCGCAGAATGCTCGCTGTACCTCGCGAAGCAGATGTGGGAAGAAGCAAACCACTGCATGAGCTTCGAGTACGTTCTCGAAACCTTCCCGATCGACCGTGAAGCGGCCTACAACTCTCACGTTGATGTGCCGTCGATGGCGCGCAAAGAAGAATTCGAGATGAAGTACATCCGTCGCATGACGGAGCAGACCCTCGACATCAACACCATCGAGGGTAAGCAAGACTTCATCCGTAACCTCGTTGCCTACAACGTCGTGCTCGAAGGCATCTGGTTCTACTCGGGATTCATGGTCGCTCTGTCGTTCCGTCAGCGCAACCTGCTGCGCAACTTCGGTTCGCTCATGGACTGGGTTGTTCGCGACGAGAGTCTGCACCTCAAGTTCGGCATCAACCTGATTCTCACGGTGATGGAAGAGAACCCTGAGATTCTGACGGAAGAGTTCGCTGACGAGATTCGCCAGATGATCTTGGATGCGGTGGAGATGGAAGAGGCCTACAACCACGACCTTCTCCCCGGCGGCATCCTCGGCCTCAACGCCAACTACATCAACCAGTACGTCAAGTACTTGGCTGATCGCCGTCTTGAGGAGCTCGGATTCGACGCGCACTACAAGGTGTCGAACCCGGCGAAGTGGATGGCAACAGCCAACGACACTCTCGAGCTCGTGAACTTCTTCGAGTCGACAAACACCTCCTATGAGGCCAACGCTTCGGCAACCACTAAAGGCAAAGTCGAGTGA
- a CDS encoding ribonucleoside-diphosphate reductase subunit alpha, giving the protein MAITVVKRNGQREPYDANKINLAIEDAAAGLDDNITWVTQIASELELTLFDGITTQQLDEAVIQVALQNVKDDPAFDTVAARLLLKTIYKRVLGDYIDAADLKRLHKEHFGPNIIRGVEEGLLDPRLTSMFDLDALAEHLEPAHDELLKYIGVVTLNNRYGIKGRNGDALEVPQYFWMRIAMGLSLNEANPNEAALKFYEKMSSLEYLAAGSTLVNAGTIYPQLANCFVMEMQDDMEHIAKTTRDVMWLTKGTGGIGLSVTKLRAQGSPIRSNNTTSTGPIPFMHTIDSILRAVSRGGKKFGALCFYMENWHMDFPEFLELRSNSGDPYRRTRTANTAVWISDEFMKRVQNDDAWYLFDPLEVTDLNELYGKAFSKRYNEYVAMADAGEMHMFKKIGAREQFKSILISLQTSSHPWLTFKDTINNRALNNNTGTIHLSNLCTEITLPQDEDNVSVCNLASINLSRHLLPEGGVDFVKIAESARLAVRQLDNLIDITRSSVKEADFSNEQNRAVGLGVMGFTDIIEKLGFSYESEEAYDLIDEIMEHVSYAAIDASTELAKERGSYTNFEGSRWSEGLVPLDSIALTEEDRGMEIKVNRKTRLDWDAMREKVKGGMRNATLMAIAPTASIGLVAGTTPGLDPQFSQIFSRSTSNGKFLEVNRNLVETLQQHGLWEKNREAILRSQGDIQNVEGIPDDIKAVFKTSFQLSPYAFLEVAARAQKWIDQAISRNMYLETRDLGDMMDIYHDAWSRGVKTTYYLHMKPRHQAEQSTVKVNKSEEISSTKAATAGTTSATAGAAPARRGFGGFAKKADS; this is encoded by the coding sequence GTGGCAATTACAGTCGTCAAGCGCAACGGTCAGCGAGAGCCGTACGACGCAAACAAGATCAACCTCGCTATTGAAGATGCTGCGGCTGGTCTTGACGACAACATCACGTGGGTAACCCAGATCGCGTCCGAGCTCGAACTGACGCTGTTTGATGGCATCACGACGCAGCAGCTCGACGAAGCCGTCATCCAGGTTGCCCTTCAAAACGTGAAAGATGACCCCGCTTTCGACACTGTCGCTGCGCGTCTTCTCCTCAAGACGATCTACAAGCGCGTTCTCGGTGACTACATCGACGCTGCTGACCTCAAGCGCCTGCACAAAGAGCACTTTGGTCCCAACATCATCCGTGGTGTTGAAGAAGGTCTGCTCGACCCTCGCCTCACGAGCATGTTCGACTTGGATGCTCTCGCCGAGCACCTTGAGCCCGCTCACGATGAGCTTCTCAAGTACATCGGTGTTGTGACGCTCAACAACCGCTACGGCATTAAGGGTCGCAACGGCGACGCCCTTGAGGTTCCGCAGTACTTCTGGATGCGCATCGCGATGGGTCTCTCGCTCAACGAGGCGAACCCCAACGAGGCAGCCCTCAAGTTCTACGAAAAAATGTCCAGCCTCGAATACTTGGCTGCCGGATCCACTCTCGTCAACGCGGGAACGATCTACCCGCAGCTCGCCAACTGCTTCGTCATGGAAATGCAAGACGACATGGAGCACATCGCGAAGACGACGCGCGATGTCATGTGGCTCACCAAGGGCACCGGCGGAATTGGCCTTTCGGTCACCAAGCTGCGCGCTCAGGGTTCGCCCATCCGCTCGAACAACACGACCTCAACCGGTCCGATCCCATTCATGCACACGATCGATTCGATCTTGCGTGCGGTCAGCCGTGGTGGCAAGAAGTTCGGCGCTCTGTGCTTCTACATGGAGAACTGGCACATGGACTTCCCGGAGTTCCTCGAACTCCGCAGCAACTCGGGCGACCCCTACCGCCGCACTCGCACCGCCAACACGGCCGTGTGGATCAGCGACGAGTTCATGAAGCGCGTTCAGAACGACGACGCGTGGTACCTCTTCGACCCGCTCGAAGTCACCGACCTCAACGAGCTCTACGGCAAGGCATTCTCGAAGCGCTACAACGAATATGTTGCGATGGCCGATGCCGGCGAAATGCACATGTTCAAGAAGATCGGTGCTCGCGAGCAGTTCAAGTCGATCCTCATTTCATTGCAGACCTCAAGCCACCCGTGGTTGACCTTCAAAGACACGATCAACAACCGTGCGCTCAACAACAACACCGGAACGATCCACCTCTCGAACCTCTGCACCGAGATCACGCTGCCGCAAGACGAAGACAACGTCTCTGTCTGCAACCTGGCGTCGATCAACCTCTCGCGTCACCTTCTGCCGGAAGGTGGAGTGGACTTCGTGAAGATCGCCGAGAGCGCTCGACTGGCCGTACGCCAACTCGACAACCTCATTGACATCACGCGCTCCAGCGTGAAAGAGGCAGACTTCTCCAACGAGCAAAACCGCGCGGTCGGCCTTGGCGTCATGGGCTTCACCGACATCATCGAAAAGCTCGGCTTCAGCTACGAGAGCGAAGAGGCCTACGACCTCATCGACGAAATCATGGAGCACGTCTCCTACGCGGCGATCGATGCCAGCACCGAGCTCGCTAAAGAGCGCGGTTCGTACACGAACTTCGAAGGCAGCCGTTGGTCAGAGGGTCTCGTACCGCTCGACTCCATCGCGCTCACTGAAGAAGATCGTGGCATGGAAATCAAGGTCAACCGCAAGACGCGGCTTGACTGGGATGCCATGCGCGAGAAGGTCAAGGGCGGCATGCGTAACGCAACGCTCATGGCAATCGCCCCGACCGCGTCCATTGGTCTTGTTGCTGGCACCACGCCAGGTCTTGACCCGCAGTTCTCGCAGATCTTCAGCCGCTCAACCTCGAACGGCAAGTTCCTTGAAGTGAACCGCAACCTCGTAGAGACTCTTCAGCAGCACGGCCTGTGGGAGAAGAACCGCGAGGCGATTCTGCGCAGCCAGGGCGACATCCAGAACGTTGAGGGAATCCCCGACGACATCAAGGCTGTCTTCAAGACGAGCTTCCAGCTCTCGCCGTATGCCTTCCTTGAGGTTGCTGCCCGGGCCCAGAAGTGGATCGATCAGGCCATCAGCCGCAACATGTACCTCGAGACGCGTGACCTCGGCGACATGATGGACATTTACCATGATGCGTGGTCTCGCGGAGTCAAGACCACCTACTACCTGCACATGAAGCCCCGCCACCAGGCGGAGCAGTCCACCGTCAAGGTGAACAAATCAGAAGAAATTTCCTCAACCAAGGCAGCAACTGCCGGAACAACATCAGCAACCGCGGGCGCAGCACCCGCACGCCGAGGCTTCGGCGGATTCGCCAAGAAAGCAGACTCATAA
- the lhgO gene encoding L-2-hydroxyglutarate oxidase — MASRKVRMGMDDYLVIGAGLVGLATARAIIEKVPDARITVLEKAADVATAQSGHNSGVIHAGIYYAPGSLKAELCRQGRIETVEFCERYGIPHSLVGKLIVATDETSRARLDDLERRSIENRIVVERIGAGALAELEPNVQGVAALLSPTTGIVDYRRIASAMCDELTAAGVTLRFNTEVTSIAEEQGLDGGAVRVRTAAGGERAARRLVACAGLQADRVARIAGIPIDFRIVPFRGEYFELPAERHDFVKHLIYPVPDPSMPFLGVHISPTIDGRVTVGPNAVLGWAREGYPRGSIRPSDVFDFATYVGFWRMAAHNVRPAAIEMRNSLFASGYLRECHKYAPSLTLSDLGTRSAGIRAQAVRRDGSFIEDFHVERTARQIHVGNAPSPAATSSIPIGRMIATLLLDGVG, encoded by the coding sequence GTGGCCTCACGAAAGGTGCGGATGGGAATGGATGACTATCTGGTGATCGGCGCCGGACTCGTTGGTCTTGCCACTGCTCGGGCGATCATAGAGAAGGTCCCGGATGCTCGCATCACCGTGCTCGAGAAGGCCGCAGATGTCGCGACGGCGCAGAGTGGACACAACTCGGGCGTCATCCACGCGGGCATCTATTACGCGCCGGGATCGCTCAAGGCCGAACTCTGCAGACAGGGCCGGATCGAGACGGTGGAGTTTTGCGAGCGCTACGGCATCCCTCATTCGCTGGTCGGCAAGCTCATCGTCGCCACTGACGAGACTTCGAGAGCACGCCTCGATGACTTGGAGCGTCGCTCGATTGAGAACAGGATCGTTGTCGAACGGATCGGTGCTGGGGCCCTCGCCGAGCTCGAACCGAATGTGCAGGGCGTGGCTGCGCTGCTTTCTCCCACGACGGGGATCGTCGACTACCGCCGGATCGCGTCAGCAATGTGCGACGAGCTCACCGCTGCGGGGGTCACGCTGCGTTTCAACACGGAGGTGACTTCGATCGCCGAGGAGCAGGGGCTTGATGGCGGTGCCGTGCGAGTCCGCACCGCGGCTGGGGGAGAGCGGGCTGCGCGCAGATTGGTTGCGTGCGCCGGGCTTCAGGCCGACCGCGTGGCGAGGATTGCCGGAATTCCGATCGATTTTCGGATCGTCCCGTTCCGGGGAGAGTACTTCGAGCTTCCGGCTGAGCGTCACGACTTCGTGAAGCACCTCATCTATCCGGTGCCGGATCCGTCGATGCCGTTTCTCGGCGTGCACATCAGCCCGACAATCGATGGTCGAGTCACTGTTGGCCCGAATGCGGTGCTCGGCTGGGCGCGCGAGGGGTATCCGCGCGGCTCGATTAGACCGTCAGATGTGTTCGATTTCGCCACGTATGTCGGCTTCTGGCGGATGGCGGCTCATAACGTGCGCCCCGCGGCTATCGAGATGAGAAACTCGCTCTTCGCGTCTGGGTACCTGCGGGAATGCCACAAGTACGCCCCCTCGCTGACGTTGAGCGATCTGGGTACGCGCTCGGCGGGGATCCGAGCCCAGGCGGTCCGCCGCGATGGTTCGTTCATTGAAGACTTCCACGTGGAGCGCACGGCGAGGCAAATTCATGTCGGCAATGCCCCGTCTCCTGCCGCGACTTCGTCGATCCCGATTGGCCGCATGATCGCCACACTCCTTCTTGACGGGGTGGGGTAG
- a CDS encoding MFS transporter — protein MYISLTNKPEDSENTPKGTKAANGVSSVVIALGVVSMLTDISTESVSAILPLYVTGVLGLSTVAYGVLDGLYQGVSAFVRIGAGWAADRGDQPKWVAFFGYGLSAIARIVLLFASSFGALAAVLTVDRLGKGIRTAPRDSLITAASQPQNLAASFGAHRALDNTGAAIGPLLAFVILLLIPNGYSTVFVVSLAFALVGVAVLGTLVPNRGSGTRSESATTNVQPRKTRRRIRWRELNNPGLKRLLLVAGLLGILTIGDGFIYLVLQDRSSFAAQYFPLLYVGTNVAFLIFAVPVGKLADRYGRARTFVVGHVLLLAAYVSASLPVTGAAITILCLVLLGGFYAATDGLLAVLATQFTTADTRATSIAAAQTVVALSRFVAAAGFGILWFAIGREPAMMLVSIGIAIVIPIVAIILRGARPYRADV, from the coding sequence GTGTATATCTCCCTCACCAATAAACCTGAAGATTCCGAAAACACTCCGAAGGGGACAAAGGCTGCCAACGGTGTCTCGTCGGTCGTCATCGCGCTCGGCGTCGTCAGCATGCTCACGGATATCTCTACAGAGTCTGTCTCTGCCATTCTTCCGCTCTATGTCACCGGGGTACTCGGGCTATCGACGGTGGCGTATGGCGTGCTCGACGGGCTCTACCAGGGCGTCAGCGCCTTCGTGAGAATCGGCGCTGGCTGGGCCGCCGATCGCGGGGACCAACCAAAGTGGGTTGCCTTCTTTGGGTACGGCCTGTCGGCCATTGCTCGCATCGTTCTGCTTTTTGCTTCTAGCTTCGGAGCGCTAGCCGCCGTGCTGACCGTCGACCGACTGGGCAAGGGCATCCGGACTGCTCCCCGGGACTCTCTCATCACCGCCGCATCACAACCCCAGAATCTCGCTGCCTCGTTTGGGGCGCACCGCGCCCTCGACAACACCGGGGCCGCGATCGGACCGCTGCTCGCGTTCGTCATCCTCTTGTTGATCCCGAACGGGTACAGCACCGTATTCGTCGTGTCGCTTGCGTTCGCTCTCGTTGGCGTTGCCGTGCTCGGAACCCTCGTGCCAAACCGAGGTTCGGGCACCCGCAGCGAGTCGGCCACAACCAACGTTCAACCCCGCAAGACCCGACGCCGCATCCGCTGGCGTGAACTGAACAACCCCGGACTCAAGCGCCTGCTTCTCGTGGCTGGCCTGCTCGGGATACTGACGATCGGCGATGGCTTCATCTATCTAGTGCTCCAAGACCGCAGTTCGTTTGCGGCGCAATACTTCCCTCTGCTGTACGTGGGGACCAACGTGGCCTTTCTCATTTTCGCGGTGCCAGTCGGCAAACTCGCCGACCGCTATGGTCGCGCACGCACCTTCGTTGTCGGCCACGTGTTGCTCCTCGCCGCGTACGTTTCAGCCTCACTGCCCGTCACCGGCGCCGCTATTACGATCCTCTGTCTCGTGCTGCTTGGCGGGTTCTACGCGGCAACCGACGGCCTCCTTGCCGTGCTTGCCACCCAATTCACCACCGCAGACACCCGGGCCACCTCGATCGCCGCCGCTCAAACGGTCGTCGCGCTCTCACGATTTGTCGCGGCGGCAGGGTTCGGCATCCTGTGGTTCGCGATCGGACGCGAACCAGCGATGATGCTCGTATCGATCGGCATCGCGATCGTGATCCCCATCGTCGCGATCATTCTTCGCGGCGCCAGACCATACCGGGCTGACGTATGA